A region of the Apium graveolens cultivar Ventura chromosome 6, ASM990537v1, whole genome shotgun sequence genome:
CTGAACAACGAAATTATCCTGAAAGTCAAGTAGAGTAAGTATGTTTATCACTTGAGGATTCATGAAGAGAATGATACAGCAAACAAGAGGATGCAAACCTTTCGAGTTGTCTCCCAAGAATTTGGATCAAAGCAAAAGTAGCAACCTCTTTCATAAGTGCTTGTCTTAACAAGAGGTTCCATTTTGGGGACCCGTATGAACCACAAATGAAACTCTCTGTGATAGAACCATCCTCTGGTATGCCTACAAGAATGTAACAAAAAGTGATTACTTGTTCAGACGTGCATAAAGTAAGGATCTGCATCAATCACTTTTAATCCTCTCAACTAAATTTGATCGTTAGTCCCGTAGAAATTTGTAAACTGTTCCTTGTCCCTTAATACTGTTATATCCAAATCAACTTTTCATAAGAAGGTAAACACAAAATAAATTGCTGTATAATAAGAAAGGCATACAGTTCATTTGCAGCATAAAGCTGGGCCTCTTCTTTTGGCATGCTGTAAAAGATCGAATAGATTTTTGTTATATAGCAGCCAAAGGAAAATAAAGAAATATGCAATTTAGTGGGACAGGGATATTCAcctgtaaaatatataaaatagtGTTTCTTGTCGAAATCTTGAAAAGAATGCTTGCTGCAATAATATAATATCAGAACACATGAGACAGAAAACACCTGTTGCAAACTTTTCTTATTAATATTTGAGGAAGAAGAGAAACAGTAATTCATAAAAAGAGCTCACAGATAGTGCAGGCAGTTGTTTAGAATTGAAACACTCTGGAACACTGAAATGTGGCTCTCCCTTGGCAGGTTCTTCAGACCATGGCGAAGCAAATTTTTTGTTAAGAATCTCCGACGAGTTTAAATTTAGACCTAGAGTCATTAGATCAATTCCCAAAGCAAGGGAGGTCAAGTCCGGATTACTCATCCTAATGATACTCAACAAACCAAGCAATCCGAATCTATCTGCGGTGCCTTGCAATGCCTGAGCAGACTTCGAATCCTGATCTCTAAATGTACTACCAGATCGAAATTGGGATTGCTTCTGGAAGTGTTCATACTGCTGGATCAGTTGATCATAGGATCCGACACCTGATATAGCATTTGACAAATTTGTAGGCCTTGAACCACTCGCAGGTAAACCAGAACTTCTGACCTAAAGAAAAATAAGGTCGAACTTTAACAAACTAAACAGAGGATAATAGTATAATTGGATTTCTGGTCCTAAATATGGATACAGCATCCTGATGCAAACTTGCCTCAGGAAAATGACAATACCTCAGAACTGTTAAATTGATTATCCTGATTGTTTCCTGGTAAAAAGGAGAGTCCACCACCTGTTACTGATTGAGCatgctgctgctgctgttgctgatGATGAGATGGATATGAACCTCCTATGTTGAAACCAGAAGACCTTCCCACCTGTAAGATAAAAAGTACAGAAGCACACGATGATCTATTGACTGGTTTATATTGATAAGCATAGACGGTGTGTTGATAGGAAGCGTACAGGCAAGTGGCGGGATTGCATCATTGACATTACACTTTCATGCAGTTGTTCCTTCTGGTGCATATTACCTTGAAACTCACTACTGCCCCCACCTGCTTCAGGAACAAAGCTAAAATCCAGCATAAGATAATACACTAAACAAATAAATTTAGGATAGCTAGTTTACTGAAAATATGCCACCAAGAGGTTCTGTCTCTCACGTAATTTCGCCCGCCCGTTCGGTATGCGACAAAAAAAAACATATGCATTGTGGACAACTGGATATTTTAATAACAGCACATGCACTAACACTTTAACATGCGATATTTGCACTATCAAACGAAACATTGCCAAAAGAGTTCATTTTATTCGGGCAATAAACATGAAAATTTCCTGTGATCTAGTGTAAGCCACTACTTTCGAGGGAGATATGGGAGTACTGGTACAAAATTGAAATATACATTTACTCAATAAACCATGTATACAAAAAAGCGGTCATTACATGATAAAGCAGGAAGTACATCTGTGAAATAACGACAAGGTTCCACGTCAAGGAGAAAGTAAACACACCTTTGTATCCGGGTAAAGCAGGAAAGTCTTCATTTTGCATGCTGAACTCTTGGTTTTGTTGGAGAAATCCAACACCTTGTTTGCGAGTCAATCCTGCACATCAGACAACACATTTTGTTGCAAAATATTGCATGGTAACagcatataaaatattttaattaccTTACCTAATTGCCCTTGTGAACCAGAAGCAGAATTAGGTTGCCCAGTTAACTGAGGAAAATCATTTATATCAAAGCTTGCATGGTCACGACTTAGTTCATTTAACAACGCTAGATGATTGTTGCCTGTTTGGAAGTTATTTTGAGACAATTGACCTCCACCAGCTGAATAAGGATTCCCTAGCATAGACACCATCTGTGGCCCTGTAGTATGAAGTGTCACTTGTCTAGAAGCCTAGAATACTATGCATGCTTTATTCACATTTCACAGGGCAATATGGCAATATAAATTTAAACCCACATGCAGAGTGTCGATGTCATATATACTGCAATGTAAATGACAGAATCACAAGATACAGAATAGATGGCATGAGGACAGACTACCCCAGCTAAAATATTTGTAATGAATAACCATATATacccgtttgggaaatcttaaaataagtaacttataacttaaaatgaataagtgtCTTAAAGTGAAAAGTAGATtaatacttataagttatttacgtgtttgaataattttaagTCAGAACTTTTTTGTATTTAAATGacctaaaataaaaaaatttaaatacaattatcttaattcgtgagctttaataaaaatattttaatacatatattttaaaaccaaagttcataaaaaataaaaaaaatcaaaataagttgagaaaaagtatgtcgttactgacatccaacttatcagcttataagtgGTAAATTCcacttataagttgggtcgacaagCACTCGTCGATAAGTTATTAGGGACTTATAAGTCATAAGTCGACCTATAAGTTAGAGCCAAACATTATTATAAGATGGTAGTTCACCAGAAGGGCAAGCAAATGCAGTTAATATATGCATTTTTAACTAAATCAGCTGAATTACATGCATACAATTCTACTTTATCAGGTTTCCAATCATGACATACAGATCATTATTACCTGTTAAATTTAGGCGCGAACCAGAACCAGGCATATTTAAACCAGCACCAGAACTCATACTCCTTCCAATATTTGCGCCACTAACAATGTTACCCATTGAGTTAATAAGCCGCCCTCCATTTCCTAAACTTGGCGACAGGCCTGATCATGCAATTATAGCCTTGTATTGTGAGTATACATGCATAGAGCTCAtataatagaaaagaaaatactAATTTCATCTATTATACATGTGCAACACATACCTCCATTATTTGTTATTCCTGAATGTGCATGTGAGCTTCCAGGAGATGGCTGCAGTCATAACAAATTAGCATGAAGACTCAAACTCTAATGTAGTGTTTGTGTGCTTGTGCTTCTGTTATCATAATGTGGGTTTATGGCTGGGTAAAGCCTGCCCAAATTTGCATGTTGGTGAACTTGTTTCTGTCATAAAACACTAAAAAAAACCTGAGAAAGGGAAGCAGGAAGATTGTTCATTGTAAATCGTCCATTTCCTATACTTCCTGCAGCTTGCTGAACTCCACTTGAAGGACCACCGTTACCTGCGGAATTCCTTGATGCGTATGTACCGGCCATATTGGGTATGCTGTAGTTTCCGTGGGCACTATGTAGCCCTAGAAGATTACCTATTTTATGGACACAGTTTATGTATATGCATTCGCAAGAAAAGGAAACAAAGAAGCGCAACCAAACCTTTCCATTGGAGTGTTTCTAACCTGATTGAGCAGAATATGCTGTTGTATAAGCTCTTTCACTGGAATCTGGAAGATTCGAGGTGCCATTCAGTCCTGACTGCAAAACAATACATATCGGATCTCTGAGTATGAGAAGTTATAGACAAAA
Encoded here:
- the LOC141666986 gene encoding putative NOT transcription complex subunit VIP2, whose amino-acid sequence is MSGLLNSGLNGTSNLPDSSERAYTTAYSAQSGNLLGLHSAHGNYSIPNMAGTYASRNSAGNGGPSSGVQQAAGSIGNGRFTMNNLPASLSQPSPGSSHAHSGITNNGGLSPSLGNGGRLINSMGNIVSGANIGRSMSSGAGLNMPGSGSRLNLTGPQMVSMLGNPYSAGGGQLSQNNFQTGNNHLALLNELSRDHASFDINDFPQLTGQPNSASGSQGQLGLTRKQGVGFLQQNQEFSMQNEDFPALPGYKAGGGSSEFQGNMHQKEQLHESVMSMMQSRHLPVGRSSGFNIGGSYPSHHQQQQQQHAQSVTGGGLSFLPGNNQDNQFNSSEVRSSGLPASGSRPTNLSNAISGVGSYDQLIQQYEHFQKQSQFRSGSTFRDQDSKSAQALQGTADRFGLLGLLSIIRMSNPDLTSLALGIDLMTLGLNLNSSEILNKKFASPWSEEPAKGEPHFSVPECFNSKQLPALSQAFFSRFRQETLFYIFYSMPKEEAQLYAANELHTRGWFYHREFHLWFIRVPKMEPLVKTSTYERGCYFCFDPNSWETTRKDNFVVQYEMVEKRPVLPRQ